One Suncus etruscus isolate mSunEtr1 chromosome 13, mSunEtr1.pri.cur, whole genome shotgun sequence genomic region harbors:
- the LOC126026104 gene encoding keratin-associated protein 27-1, whose product MPQSRCYSLRTTYKAPPLSAINHESHPTSFEEVFILPSSYHGRTWLLDNFQETCSEPSKWKEPSHEQELHKEEKGGQAPCLPRGVQTTCFNSRCWEMTTCQSESSEAMSGCVSQSCQPRSTQRLGYMAQRSQPGGWTANCCPHNMCIVNSHQSRQCESSQCQCQSSAHSFCSCALSGKPILKSSNSYEATCCITGGLELPTK is encoded by the coding sequence ATGCCCCAAAGTCGCTGTTACTCCCTCAGAACTACCTACAAAGCACCACCCCTGTCTGCAATCAACCATGAATCTCATCCTACCAGCTTTGAAGAAGTATTTATTTTACCCAGCAGCTACCATGGCAGAACCTGGCTCCTGGATAACTTTCAAGAAACCTGCAGTGAACCTTCCAAGTGGAAAGAGCCCAGCCATGAACAGGAACTGCACAAGGAGGAGAAAGGTGGACAAGCTCCCTGCCTTCCCAGAGGTGTCCAAACAACTTGTTTTAATTCCAGGTGCTGGGAAATGACAACATGCCAATCAGAAAGTTCCGAGGCAATGTCAGGGTGTGTGTCTCAGTCTTGCCAGCCAAGAAGTACCCAGCGATTGGGCTACATGGCTCAGAGAAGCCAACCTGGGGGTTGGACGGCCAATTGCTGTCCACATAATATGTGCATAGTTAATAGTCACCAAAGTCGGCAATGTGAATCTAGCCAGTGCCAATGTCAGAGTTCTGCACACAGTTTCTGTAGTTGTGCTTTGTCAGGAAAACCAATCCTGAAATCTTCTAACTCCTATGAGGCAACGTGCTGCATTACTGGTGGTTTGGAATTGCCTACGAAgtaa